One genomic segment of Myxococcales bacterium includes these proteins:
- a CDS encoding carboxypeptidase-like regulatory domain-containing protein has protein sequence MPRAPFTARPETLDPGDLLGPFDGLVLDAETERPLPEAVVSASWAFEGGVGLVGPAGGYTLETVTNPDGRYELPSLPRLPEGASARVARFTLVIYKRGYVVWRSDHLFPSGEARKDFSQNRNQVRLMRWRDELSHARHVVFMGGSPAVREAAAWERQPAALELRTPVPGAPEIEPTPTGLLDASPLLTEAELRAISTFEGLLTVGRLPDLPRSEFYDSLHFRAETESERDDVAVRLWRLGEVAAEAQYRQLVSELPEAEARGELGDASVRVRAEEVRAVVFLVRDPGFVVSVTCGLGQCDDAAKVSQLARLVRERLGRLPSPGDASGGDQGVGNPFEAPRSQTSPIPGASKPPEAEPKPPSSGALTPPETPSTPERAP, from the coding sequence GTGCCAAGAGCGCCCTTTACCGCGCGCCCCGAGACGCTCGATCCCGGCGATCTGTTGGGCCCCTTCGATGGCTTGGTGCTGGACGCCGAAACCGAACGCCCTCTGCCCGAAGCTGTGGTCTCGGCCTCGTGGGCGTTCGAGGGAGGCGTGGGGCTCGTGGGTCCAGCGGGGGGCTACACCCTCGAAACGGTGACCAACCCGGACGGTCGATACGAGTTGCCCTCGTTGCCTCGGCTACCCGAGGGGGCCTCGGCGCGCGTCGCCCGGTTCACCTTGGTCATCTACAAGCGCGGCTACGTGGTTTGGCGCAGTGACCACCTGTTTCCAAGCGGCGAGGCACGCAAGGACTTCAGCCAGAACCGCAACCAGGTTCGCTTGATGCGCTGGAGGGACGAGCTTTCTCACGCGCGACACGTCGTCTTCATGGGCGGAAGCCCCGCGGTGCGAGAGGCGGCGGCCTGGGAGCGTCAGCCGGCGGCACTCGAACTGCGAACGCCGGTACCCGGTGCGCCCGAGATCGAACCCACACCCACCGGTCTGCTCGACGCCTCCCCCCTGCTGACGGAAGCCGAGCTTCGGGCCATCAGCACATTCGAGGGGCTACTCACCGTGGGAAGGCTCCCCGACCTCCCCCGCAGCGAGTTCTACGACAGCTTGCACTTTCGCGCCGAGACTGAATCGGAGCGAGACGACGTGGCCGTGCGCCTCTGGCGGCTAGGGGAAGTGGCCGCCGAGGCCCAGTACCGGCAGCTCGTGTCCGAGTTACCCGAAGCCGAAGCGCGGGGCGAGCTTGGTGATGCCTCCGTGCGCGTGCGCGCCGAAGAGGTGCGCGCCGTGGTCTTCCTCGTGCGGGACCCCGGATTCGTCGTCTCCGTCACCTGTGGACTCGGGCAGTGTGACGACGCGGCCAAGGTCTCGCAACTGGCGCGCCTGGTACGAGAGCGGCTCGGTCGCCTCCCGTCGCCCGGCGATGCCAGCGGCGGGGACCAAGGTGTTGGCAACCCCTTCGAGGCCCCTCGCTCACAGACTTCACCCATTCCCGGTGCGTCGAAGCCCCCGGAGGCTGAGCCAAAGCCTCCTTCGTCCGGAGCTCTCACTCCTCCCGAAACCCCGTCAACGCCGGAGCGTGCGCCATGA
- a CDS encoding FHA domain-containing protein: MQTSARGSLIQTSRSPSAVLRVRTGAADSEGRRLLAPDAPRASPCPACGRTNASTASFCQFCGKGLGVPTPAVPCLACGNENPSDTNFCFECGARLRTPVSAVPPPHAPRRARLVAVRRDGSDGAVYTIDREQLDIGRSEGELLFEDPHLAARHARIVRGPHGFTLIPLELRNGVYIRISQPKTVRHGDHMLVGKQVLMFEEVPAVERTLPPGIEQGVVLFGTPTHSPWGRLRQMTAAGTARDIYHLTRAEVILGREQGDIVFSSDEFMSRRHAAIRNRGGGYELEDLGSSNGSFVRLREAHPLQNGEMIRLGDELLRFELS; encoded by the coding sequence TTGCAAACCTCAGCACGAGGCTCGCTGATCCAAACCAGCCGAAGTCCAAGCGCCGTGCTGCGCGTGCGCACGGGCGCGGCGGATTCCGAGGGACGCCGCTTGTTGGCCCCTGACGCCCCCAGGGCCTCGCCCTGCCCTGCTTGTGGGCGTACGAATGCGTCGACGGCGTCCTTTTGCCAGTTCTGCGGAAAGGGCCTGGGCGTCCCGACGCCGGCCGTTCCTTGCTTGGCCTGCGGAAACGAAAATCCGTCGGACACGAACTTTTGCTTCGAGTGTGGCGCGCGCTTGCGGACCCCGGTCTCGGCGGTGCCGCCCCCGCATGCGCCTCGTCGAGCGCGCCTCGTGGCCGTACGCCGGGACGGTTCCGACGGCGCTGTATACACGATCGACCGCGAGCAGCTCGACATCGGCCGAAGCGAGGGAGAGCTGCTTTTCGAGGACCCCCACCTGGCTGCGCGCCACGCGCGCATCGTGCGCGGCCCGCACGGATTCACCCTGATTCCCCTCGAGCTCCGCAACGGCGTCTACATTCGCATCTCGCAACCCAAGACGGTGCGACATGGGGACCACATGCTCGTCGGCAAGCAGGTCTTGATGTTCGAGGAGGTCCCTGCCGTGGAGCGCACCCTCCCCCCGGGCATCGAACAAGGCGTCGTGCTCTTCGGTACGCCCACCCACTCCCCCTGGGGGCGTCTTCGCCAAATGACGGCGGCCGGCACGGCGCGGGACATCTACCATCTGACCCGCGCGGAGGTGATATTGGGTCGAGAGCAAGGGGACATCGTGTTTTCGAGTGACGAGTTCATGTCGCGACGCCACGCGGCGATCCGGAACCGGGGTGGCGGGTACGAGCTCGAGGACCTTGGCAGCTCGAACGGTAGTTTCGTGCGACTGCGCGAGGCCCACCCCCTCCAAAACGGAGAGATGATCCGCTTAGGAGACGAACTCCTACGCTTCGAGTTATCATGA
- a CDS encoding protein phosphatase 2C domain-containing protein translates to MSDAEGDDTRTGADVAAPNGRDLRISVFGRTDVGLIREHNEDNFLVANLDDGFRTHEMDAPLVFGLGDKGAVFLVCDGMGGAAAGEVASLMAVDSISSSMASYSPSSRDDFARGLRRAVEDANDRIYAQSRDNQSERGMGTTCTVAALRDASLVIGQIGDSRCYVLRQGRLAQVTKDQSLAWQLIEAGAMTPEEAKQFEHANIILQALGVQERVDVVLSQVSLRQGDVVLLSSDGLHGPVGDDEILEILRNEPEIKKAADALIARALEHEGPDNVTVVLFKAEGGALAEATASDLVEFVPCDPGRSPGDRAELPEKATQEVTVPREFISMTSDAGLKTLQDIPVPREGNAADESSRSVVTFVVLVLLAAVGAGLFLHFDRARTLEQEQLGAHPSTSNVP, encoded by the coding sequence ATGAGTGACGCGGAAGGCGACGACACGCGTACGGGCGCCGATGTCGCCGCTCCGAACGGGCGCGACCTGCGGATTTCCGTGTTCGGCCGCACCGACGTGGGCTTGATCCGCGAGCACAACGAGGACAATTTCCTTGTTGCCAATCTCGACGATGGGTTTCGTACCCACGAGATGGACGCTCCGTTGGTGTTCGGCCTCGGCGACAAGGGGGCAGTCTTTCTGGTGTGCGATGGCATGGGGGGCGCGGCCGCCGGCGAGGTGGCCTCCCTCATGGCGGTCGATTCCATCTCGTCGTCGATGGCGAGCTATTCACCCTCCTCGCGCGACGATTTTGCCCGGGGCCTTCGCAGGGCCGTCGAGGACGCCAACGATCGCATTTACGCCCAGTCGCGCGACAACCAGAGTGAGCGCGGCATGGGTACCACGTGCACGGTTGCAGCGCTCCGCGACGCGAGCCTGGTGATTGGCCAGATCGGAGACTCTCGCTGTTATGTCCTCCGGCAGGGGCGTCTTGCCCAAGTCACGAAAGATCAGTCTCTGGCCTGGCAGCTCATCGAAGCCGGCGCCATGACGCCCGAAGAGGCCAAGCAGTTCGAACACGCCAACATCATTTTGCAGGCGCTGGGCGTACAAGAGCGCGTCGATGTGGTGCTCTCTCAGGTGTCCTTGCGCCAAGGGGACGTGGTACTGCTGTCGTCGGACGGCTTGCACGGACCCGTTGGCGACGACGAGATCCTCGAAATCTTGAGGAACGAGCCCGAGATCAAAAAAGCCGCGGACGCGCTCATTGCGCGGGCCCTGGAACACGAGGGGCCCGACAACGTCACGGTGGTGCTCTTCAAGGCTGAGGGGGGCGCTCTCGCCGAGGCAACAGCATCGGATCTCGTGGAATTCGTGCCCTGTGACCCGGGACGGAGCCCGGGGGACCGCGCCGAGTTGCCCGAGAAGGCAACCCAGGAGGTCACGGTTCCGCGAGAGTTCATCTCGATGACCAGCGACGCCGGACTCAAGACCCTCCAGGACATTCCGGTTCCCCGGGAAGGCAACGCCGCAGACGAAAGCAGCCGGTCCGTGGTCACCTTCGTCGTGCTCGTGTTGTTGGCGGCCGTGGGCGCGGGGCTTTTCCTGCACTTCGATCGAGCCCGAACGCTCGAACAAGAACAGCTTGGGGCGCACCCCTCAACGTCGAACGTGCCGTGA
- a CDS encoding protein kinase — protein MTNVEPSREPPCPRCGAPIEAGARFCGECGEKLTTSGNAAATLGMSPVASPVPEPVSAAADRSSPATDPKALASKAYAKARSVDRLVGRKLNGRYLVEHKIGEGGFGAVFKGKQLATGRDVALKILHPHNVADATVVARFKREAEACSKLRDPHTVITYDFDETEDGVLYLAMELLSGKSLQQVQKAAGTLEPDRVLGILDQVAQALGEAHRQGIVHRDMKPENVMIEVTQDGDLVKVLDFGIAKIVSGDGARGPALTAIGQTVGTLEFMSPEQLRGKALDGRSDIYALGMMSYEMLTGQLPFKNAKSSTEVIEFHLHKAPPAPSELRPDLNLPAYVDEVVLKMVTKNPEDRHADVNDLRRHIERARAAASGAPRRQQLMRLGVVAGALLIVLALVLAVVRR, from the coding sequence GTGACCAACGTCGAACCCTCCCGTGAGCCTCCGTGTCCCCGCTGCGGTGCCCCCATCGAAGCCGGTGCGAGGTTTTGCGGGGAATGCGGCGAAAAGCTCACGACCTCAGGAAACGCGGCCGCAACCCTCGGCATGTCTCCTGTAGCCTCACCGGTGCCCGAGCCCGTCTCTGCCGCCGCCGATCGTTCGAGTCCGGCCACCGACCCCAAAGCGCTCGCTAGCAAGGCCTATGCGAAGGCCAGGTCCGTGGACCGCCTGGTGGGGCGCAAGCTCAACGGCCGCTACCTGGTCGAACACAAGATCGGCGAAGGGGGGTTCGGAGCTGTCTTCAAGGGTAAGCAGCTCGCGACAGGGCGAGACGTGGCGCTCAAGATCCTTCATCCCCACAACGTGGCGGACGCTACCGTCGTGGCTCGATTCAAGCGCGAGGCCGAGGCGTGCTCGAAGCTGAGGGATCCGCACACGGTCATCACGTACGACTTCGACGAAACCGAAGATGGTGTGCTCTACCTGGCCATGGAGCTCCTTTCGGGAAAGAGTCTTCAGCAAGTGCAGAAGGCAGCCGGCACGCTCGAACCCGACCGGGTGCTCGGCATTCTCGACCAGGTGGCTCAGGCCCTGGGCGAGGCTCACCGCCAGGGTATCGTTCACCGGGACATGAAGCCGGAGAACGTCATGATCGAGGTCACGCAGGACGGGGATCTGGTGAAGGTGCTCGATTTCGGCATCGCCAAGATTGTCTCGGGAGACGGTGCCCGCGGCCCCGCGCTGACCGCCATCGGTCAGACGGTCGGCACCCTCGAGTTCATGTCTCCGGAGCAGCTGCGCGGAAAGGCCCTGGACGGTCGTTCCGACATCTATGCCCTGGGCATGATGAGCTACGAAATGCTCACCGGGCAGCTGCCCTTCAAGAACGCCAAGAGCTCTACGGAGGTGATCGAGTTTCATCTGCACAAGGCCCCTCCCGCGCCTTCGGAGCTGCGCCCCGACCTGAATTTACCCGCCTACGTGGACGAGGTCGTCCTGAAGATGGTCACGAAGAATCCAGAAGACCGTCACGCGGACGTCAACGACCTGCGAAGGCACATCGAGCGTGCCCGGGCGGCTGCCAGTGGAGCGCCCCGACGCCAACAGCTCATGCGCCTCGGCGTGGTCGCGGGCGCTCTGCTCATCGTGCTGGCGCTCGTGCTGGCGGTCGTGCGCCGCTGA
- the lepB gene encoding signal peptidase I has translation MTGFFDTWKARRELKRTRGEARHALAECRRILKKRGYLVPEAATQELKIHADAVEAALGTPDVERLREAVVSLDDRMTKHLSFARKSAIREYAESIGVAVGIAIFLRAFVVEAFQIPSGSMIPTLQVGDHIFVSKFSYGITIPFTDRKLVDFGPPKRGDVIVFKVPGGPVHRLHQAVSWVSLETRWKSGTTRSSSTASLSLVSTNPTAASPNKSDPSSRESVSSGLSTWANGRTTPSFTAGATRSIPSRFPKARFS, from the coding sequence ATGACTGGATTCTTCGATACCTGGAAAGCGCGCCGCGAGCTCAAGCGCACACGTGGAGAGGCCAGGCATGCGCTTGCCGAGTGCCGACGCATCCTCAAAAAGCGTGGCTATTTGGTGCCCGAGGCGGCGACACAAGAACTGAAGATCCATGCCGATGCGGTGGAGGCCGCCCTTGGCACTCCCGACGTGGAACGGCTTCGGGAAGCCGTGGTAAGTCTGGATGACCGCATGACGAAACACCTTTCCTTCGCCCGCAAGTCGGCCATCCGAGAATACGCTGAGTCGATTGGGGTGGCCGTAGGCATCGCCATCTTCTTGCGCGCGTTCGTCGTCGAGGCGTTTCAGATCCCCTCCGGGTCGATGATCCCCACGCTGCAAGTGGGGGACCACATTTTCGTCTCGAAGTTTTCCTACGGAATCACCATTCCGTTCACGGACCGCAAGCTCGTCGACTTCGGGCCTCCAAAGCGGGGCGACGTGATCGTGTTCAAAGTACCCGGGGGACCCGTCCATCGACTACATCAAGCGGTGTCGTGGGTCTCCCTGGAGACGAGGTGGAAATCCGGGACGACCAGATCTTCATCAACGGCAAGCCTGTCGCTCGTGAGCACCAACCCGACAGCTGCAAGCCCGAACAAGAGCGATCCATCTTCACGAGAGAGTGTGAGCTCTGGGTTGAGCACCTGGGCGAACGGACGCACGACACCATCTTTTACGGCGGGGGCGACTCGTTCGATTCCATCAAGGTTCCCGAAGGCTCGGTTTTCGTGA
- the lepA gene encoding translation elongation factor 4: MTTPTRLIRNFSIIAHIDHGKSTLADRLLDETGALTQREQRAQFMDSMDLERERGITIKAATVRLEYKANDGETYELNLIDTPGHVDFHYEVSRSLNACEGALLVVDASQGVEAQTMANVYMASELNLTVVPVLNKIDLPAADPEGVRRQIEEVIGIDASEAIEASAKDGRGISEILEAIVKKVPPPKGDPAAPLRVLLLDSWYDTYRGVVLLVRVFDGVLRRGQKILLMAAGRDFELQTIGAFAPFAREIDELGPGEVGFLTAAIKDVALARVGDTITETGRRCLEPLPGFQPAKPMVFAGIFPTDSAKYGDLRDALEKLRLNDASISWEPETSEALGFGFRCGFLGLLHMEIVQERLEREFNLDLITTAPTVRFRVTRRGSGEVTELDNPAKLPPEGDIDHIDEPIIACTIHTPPEYIGAILKLCEDRRGTQTGLQYISESRVIIRYDLPLTEVVYGFFDKLKSISRGYASMDYEPNGYRPAQLVRLDLLVNGEKVDSLSAIVHRVSSYDKGRDLCEKMKELIPRQQFEVAIQAAIGSKVIARTTVKALRKNVTAKCYGGDISRKRKLLERQKEGKKRMKQVGSVEIPQEAFLAILKVD, encoded by the coding sequence GTGACCACCCCGACCCGGCTGATTCGTAACTTCTCCATCATCGCCCACATCGACCACGGAAAGTCGACGTTGGCCGATCGCCTCCTGGACGAGACGGGTGCGCTCACCCAGCGGGAGCAGCGGGCGCAGTTCATGGACAGCATGGACCTCGAGCGCGAGCGGGGCATTACGATCAAGGCTGCCACGGTGAGGCTCGAGTACAAAGCCAACGACGGGGAGACCTACGAGCTGAATCTCATCGACACCCCGGGGCACGTCGACTTTCACTACGAGGTCTCGCGCTCGCTCAACGCCTGCGAGGGCGCTCTCTTGGTGGTGGACGCTTCCCAAGGCGTGGAGGCCCAAACGATGGCCAACGTCTACATGGCCTCCGAGCTCAACCTCACGGTCGTGCCCGTCTTGAACAAGATCGACCTGCCTGCGGCTGACCCCGAAGGCGTTCGGAGGCAGATCGAAGAGGTCATCGGCATCGACGCCAGCGAGGCGATCGAGGCGTCCGCCAAGGACGGCCGCGGCATCTCGGAGATCCTCGAAGCCATCGTGAAGAAGGTTCCCCCTCCCAAGGGCGACCCTGCAGCCCCCTTGCGGGTTCTCTTGCTGGACAGCTGGTACGACACCTATCGGGGGGTCGTGCTGCTGGTTCGTGTCTTCGATGGGGTCTTGCGGCGAGGTCAAAAGATTCTGCTCATGGCGGCGGGCCGGGATTTCGAGCTGCAAACGATCGGTGCCTTTGCTCCGTTCGCTCGCGAGATCGACGAGCTCGGCCCCGGTGAGGTGGGTTTCCTCACGGCCGCCATCAAAGACGTCGCCCTTGCGCGGGTGGGGGACACGATCACGGAAACGGGGCGCCGCTGTCTCGAACCGCTACCGGGCTTTCAGCCTGCAAAGCCCATGGTTTTTGCCGGCATTTTCCCCACAGACTCGGCGAAGTACGGCGATTTGAGGGACGCACTCGAGAAGCTACGATTGAACGACGCTTCCATCTCGTGGGAACCCGAGACCTCGGAGGCCCTCGGCTTCGGTTTTCGCTGCGGCTTTTTGGGGCTGCTCCACATGGAGATCGTGCAAGAGCGGCTCGAACGCGAGTTCAACTTGGATCTCATCACCACCGCGCCCACCGTGCGCTTTCGGGTCACCCGCCGCGGTTCGGGAGAGGTGACCGAGCTCGATAACCCTGCCAAGCTGCCTCCCGAGGGCGACATCGACCACATCGACGAGCCCATCATCGCCTGTACGATCCACACGCCTCCCGAATACATCGGCGCCATCTTGAAGCTGTGCGAGGACCGGCGGGGCACCCAGACGGGCTTGCAGTACATCAGCGAGTCTCGCGTGATCATTCGTTACGATTTGCCCCTCACGGAGGTCGTCTACGGATTCTTCGACAAACTCAAGTCGATCTCTCGCGGCTACGCGAGCATGGACTACGAGCCCAATGGCTATCGTCCCGCCCAGCTGGTGCGGCTGGACCTCCTCGTCAACGGGGAGAAGGTAGATTCACTGTCCGCCATCGTCCACCGCGTGAGCTCTTATGACAAGGGTAGGGACCTTTGCGAAAAGATGAAAGAGCTCATCCCTCGACAGCAGTTCGAGGTAGCCATACAGGCTGCGATAGGCTCGAAAGTGATCGCCCGCACGACGGTGAAGGCTCTTCGAAAGAACGTCACTGCGAAGTGCTACGGCGGCGACATCTCCAGAAAGCGCAAGCTGCTCGAGCGCCAAAAAGAGGGCAAAAAGCGGATGAAGCAGGTGGGTAGCGTTGAGATTCCCCAAGAGGCCTTCCTGGCCATTCTGAAGGTCGACTGA
- a CDS encoding ribbon-helix-helix domain-containing protein, with protein MARKKISTTVYITPEQSELLKALHERTKVPIAEYIRQGIDLMLEREKHNLPGQQQLLLNMPRPQ; from the coding sequence ATGGCGCGGAAGAAAATCTCCACGACCGTCTACATCACCCCTGAGCAGAGCGAGTTGCTCAAGGCCCTACATGAGCGTACCAAGGTGCCCATTGCGGAATACATTCGCCAGGGCATCGATTTGATGCTGGAGCGGGAAAAGCACAACCTCCCGGGACAGCAACAACTCTTGCTCAACATGCCCCGACCCCAGTAG
- a CDS encoding DUF507 family protein — protein MRLYSTKIPLIGSEVVKALVDEGAIAVSDRGEAELDVQAVLKEYTRLDREITDRAKDILQQKNLPYEQFGRVKRSVAEEKRFGLGEEGLAWITTQLIEAFLNSPHVDEVFAEDNQLRRSMTNVLKRHMTADQELDAEVRRRIKNLEEGTSTWEVEYGKVMEQIKRNRGME, from the coding sequence ATGCGTCTTTACTCCACGAAAATCCCGCTGATTGGCTCCGAGGTCGTGAAAGCCTTGGTCGACGAAGGCGCCATCGCGGTGTCGGACCGGGGCGAAGCCGAACTCGACGTGCAGGCCGTTCTGAAGGAATACACACGGCTCGACCGGGAGATTACGGACCGGGCAAAAGACATCCTTCAGCAGAAGAACCTCCCCTACGAGCAGTTCGGGCGTGTCAAGCGCTCCGTGGCCGAAGAGAAGCGCTTCGGCCTTGGCGAAGAAGGCCTGGCCTGGATCACGACCCAGCTCATCGAAGCGTTCCTGAACTCGCCTCACGTCGATGAGGTGTTTGCGGAGGACAACCAGCTGCGCCGGTCGATGACGAACGTGCTCAAGCGTCACATGACCGCCGACCAAGAGCTCGATGCGGAGGTTCGCCGCCGCATCAAGAACCTGGAAGAAGGCACCTCCACCTGGGAGGTGGAGTACGGCAAGGTCATGGAGCAAATCAAGCGCAACCGCGGCATGGAGTGA
- the tgt gene encoding tRNA guanosine(34) transglycosylase Tgt: MPDVTPVFTEEARDGQARAGRLRTAHGEVPTPIFMPVGTQATVKALSSGDLETLQAPIILGNTYHLALRPGADLIRDLGGLHGFMSWNKAILTDSGGFQIFSLAERRKIDEDGVTFQSHIDGSLERFTPERAMQIQAALGSDIAMAFDECPPADAPQAAVIAAMDRTTRWAHRCLTEAPAPGQLRFGIIQGGVHVDLRLRHLEQMAPLGFDGLALGGLSVGEPPPVMYEVVSAVAPRMPSDRARYLMGVGTPADLLTCIRAGIDMFDCVMPTRNARNGHLFTPDGHLNIANAVHKTDQRPLVEGCPCEACRRYSRAYLSHLFRAKELLFHRLATLHNLQVYLDLVRGARQAIFDGRIDAYVDTALRRLRGG, translated from the coding sequence ATGCCCGATGTCACGCCCGTGTTCACCGAGGAAGCCCGTGACGGCCAAGCACGCGCCGGTCGCCTCCGAACCGCTCACGGAGAGGTTCCCACGCCGATCTTCATGCCGGTGGGCACCCAAGCCACCGTCAAGGCGCTGTCGTCCGGGGATCTCGAGACCCTGCAGGCGCCCATCATCCTGGGCAACACGTATCATCTGGCGTTGCGCCCCGGCGCCGACCTCATCCGCGATCTCGGAGGCCTACACGGCTTCATGTCGTGGAACAAGGCAATCTTGACGGACTCTGGCGGGTTCCAGATCTTCAGCTTGGCCGAGCGTCGCAAAATCGACGAGGACGGGGTCACGTTTCAGTCTCACATCGACGGCAGCCTCGAGCGGTTCACCCCAGAACGGGCGATGCAAATCCAGGCCGCGCTGGGGAGCGACATCGCCATGGCCTTCGACGAATGCCCTCCAGCCGACGCCCCGCAGGCGGCAGTGATCGCTGCCATGGATCGCACCACCCGCTGGGCGCACCGTTGCCTGACGGAGGCGCCTGCTCCGGGTCAGCTCCGCTTCGGCATCATTCAAGGGGGCGTGCACGTGGATCTGCGCCTCCGCCATCTCGAACAGATGGCCCCGCTGGGCTTCGATGGCTTGGCGCTGGGGGGCTTGTCGGTGGGAGAACCTCCCCCTGTCATGTACGAGGTGGTCTCGGCTGTGGCGCCACGAATGCCAAGCGATCGGGCGCGCTACTTGATGGGGGTGGGAACGCCGGCAGACCTCCTGACCTGCATCAGGGCCGGAATCGACATGTTCGATTGTGTCATGCCCACGAGAAACGCTCGCAACGGCCATCTCTTCACGCCTGATGGTCACCTCAACATCGCCAACGCGGTTCACAAGACGGACCAGCGCCCTCTGGTGGAGGGGTGTCCTTGCGAAGCATGCCGGCGCTATAGCCGAGCGTATCTATCGCACCTCTTCCGAGCCAAGGAGCTGCTCTTCCACAGGCTGGCCACCCTCCACAACCTGCAGGTCTATCTGGACCTCGTGCGAGGCGCCCGCCAGGCCATCTTCGACGGCCGTATCGATGCCTACGTCGACACGGCTCTTCGTAGACTGCGCGGCGGCTGA
- the queA gene encoding tRNA preQ1(34) S-adenosylmethionine ribosyltransferase-isomerase QueA gives MRLDDFDYDLPPEQIASHPLPERDASRLLILDRNGTGFKFSVFSQLPGLLRPGSVLVLNDTQVIPARLAARKPTGGAVELLLVRRLVDAEITAEGSDAALEKAAATPATFREVWEVMGKGLGPRAEGMELSISPEVRARVLLAGTQGSYKLAIEGHGHESLLHAAETLGRIPLPPYIEAQRRRATEASGGLSSRDTTVPNDEQRYQTVYARVPGAVAAPTAGLHFTPEVLAEVRARGHEIVFLTLHVGPGTFRPVKEDDPSRHRMEEEHYVLPAATADAVSRARAEGRPVVAVGTTVVRTLEGAFRQGFQPGPGRTDVFIKPGDSFNVVTDLITNFHLPKSTLLMLVSAFAGRDHVLAAYKAAVEAKLRFYSYGDAMFISPGQV, from the coding sequence CTGCGACTCGATGACTTTGACTACGATTTACCACCTGAGCAAATCGCATCCCATCCGCTCCCGGAACGCGACGCATCGCGCCTGTTGATCCTGGATCGAAACGGAACGGGATTCAAATTTAGCGTTTTCAGCCAGTTACCCGGGCTGCTCCGCCCGGGCTCGGTCCTCGTACTCAATGACACCCAGGTCATACCTGCGCGTCTCGCAGCCCGCAAGCCAACGGGCGGTGCCGTGGAACTGCTCCTGGTGCGTCGGCTGGTGGATGCCGAGATCACCGCCGAGGGCTCCGACGCAGCGCTTGAGAAGGCGGCTGCGACACCTGCCACCTTCCGCGAAGTCTGGGAGGTCATGGGCAAGGGCCTGGGTCCGCGAGCGGAGGGGATGGAGCTGAGCATATCGCCTGAGGTGCGTGCGCGCGTCCTTCTAGCAGGGACCCAGGGAAGCTACAAGTTGGCCATCGAGGGTCACGGACACGAAAGTCTGCTTCACGCCGCCGAGACCCTGGGGCGCATTCCTCTGCCCCCGTACATCGAAGCGCAGCGGCGTCGAGCCACGGAGGCCAGCGGAGGTCTGTCGTCACGCGACACCACGGTACCCAACGACGAGCAGCGCTATCAGACCGTCTACGCCAGAGTGCCCGGTGCGGTGGCTGCACCGACCGCCGGCCTGCACTTCACGCCGGAGGTGCTCGCCGAGGTGAGGGCGCGCGGCCACGAAATCGTCTTTCTCACGCTTCACGTCGGACCGGGGACGTTTCGTCCGGTCAAGGAAGACGATCCGTCCCGGCACCGCATGGAGGAGGAGCATTACGTACTGCCCGCGGCCACGGCGGATGCGGTGAGCCGCGCCCGCGCCGAAGGGCGGCCCGTCGTGGCCGTGGGAACGACCGTCGTGCGCACGCTCGAAGGGGCTTTCCGCCAAGGCTTTCAGCCAGGCCCGGGGCGCACCGACGTTTTCATCAAGCCGGGGGACTCCTTCAACGTGGTGACGGACCTGATCACCAACTTTCACCTGCCCAAGTCCACCTTGCTCATGCTGGTGTCGGCCTTCGCGGGACGGGACCACGTTCTAGCCGCCTACAAGGCGGCCGTGGAGGCGAAGCTACGCTTTTACAGCTACGGCGACGCCATGTTCATCTCGCCGGGGCAGGTCTAA